The Candidatus Glassbacteria bacterium nucleotide sequence TCTCTTTCTGTAAAATTTGGGTGTTTCATGTTTTACTCCTCTCTTAATTTCACCCGGCCTTCAACAACCTCCACCCGGCCGCTGGCGATCAGTCCGACTACTTCCGGCAGCAATTCGTGTTCCTTTTCGAGTACGCGGGCGGCCAGTTCCTCAGGCGTGTCCTCGTGGAAAACAGGTACTGCGCTCTGGGCGATAATCGGTCCCCGGTCGTACTCCTCGTTGATGAAATGCACCGTGGGTCCGGAGAGTTTCGCCCCGGATGCGATGACCGCCTCGTGCACGCGACGGCCGTACATCCCGCGGCCCCCGAACGATGGCAGCAGCGCCGGATGGATGTTGATCATCCTGTTGCTGTAAACGGCCACCACGTTGGGAGGAACCATCTTGAGATAGCCGGCCAGCACGACCAGCCCCACCCCTCTCTCTTCGAACAGTTCGAGAAGCCTGCGGCCGAAACCTTCCTGGCTGTCGAAATCCGCCGGGGGCACAATCTCGGTGGCAACTCCGGCTTTCGTTGCGCGATCCAGCGAGCCGGCTCCCGGCCGGTCGGTAACCACCAGCACCACGCGGGCATGGGCGGATGAACTGTTCCGGTCGGGGAACCGGTCCAGCAGCTTCTGAAGGTTGGTGCCGCCGCCGCTTGCCATCACGGCCACCCTCAGTTTCTGCGTTTCGCCTGCATCGGACATCCAGTTAACCCGCAAGATCAAATAATTATGGAACCTAAGGAGCAGATAATTCCTGCTGAGGCGCTCAAGCCACCCAACCAGCACGGAACGGCTCTACCGGCCTGCCGTCGCTTGTGGTAAGCAGCTCTGCTTCCGGATCCCAATGCATCCGGCGTCCCAGCAGATAGCTGGCTGTGGCCATATGCATGGTGATCGCCTCCTGAAAACCATCCCCGATATGGCACAACGTATCCGGATCGTTTGCCCGGATATGCTCGATCCAGTTTTTGTGGTGCAGGTAGGTGGTACTGACCCTGCGCCCTTCCTTGAAAGTATAGAGCAGGCCTTTCGACAGGCTCCAGCTCGATGTAGCCGATGTTATCGCCTCGACCCCCTTGCCTCCCACATTGCGATAGGTAATCATCGGCTTGTCCGGCTGAACCCTGCCACTTTCCAGCCACTCGGCATAGCGGGTGCTGCGGGGGTCGGCGTAGATATTAACTCCATCGTCGAATTCCATCGTGGCCTCACTGCCCAGATAAATCTGGTCGCGACTGCACGAATTACCCAGAGTGGCATTGTAAACCACTGTCAGACCCCTGTCAGGCCACTCATAGGTGACCTGGAAAACATCCGGCCACTCACGCTGGAGCAGAGGCACGTCCGGCCTTACCCTGGCTCCAGCCGGCACCGGCTCGTCCGTACCCAGCGGCTCGCCGTGCTCATCGACCACGGCCTGGTACTGTTTATAGTGGTAAATCCCTCCCGAAGCGGTAGCCGAAAAGGGAATCCCCAGTTGCATGATCATGTTGATCAGGTCCATCTCGTGAGAAAGCAACTGTCCGGCAAGACCAGTACTGTAATCCTTGAAACATGTCCAGTTGAAAAAGCGGTTGGGATCGTAGGGCCGGTATTCCCGATTGGATAGATACTGCTCCCAGTCCAAGTTGCGCGCGCCGGAAGAGGCGCTTTGCGGGCCGTGACTCCTGGGAACGTCACGGAACCAGGCCCCGTTGTTCGAATTACGGTTCGTGTAGCATTGGATCAGCGTAATATCTCCGAGCATTCCCCTGGCCACCACATCCATTGCCGAATCGTACTCCACGCTGTTGCGGTTCTGATGGCCAAGCTGGAATACGATCCCGGCTTTTTTTACCGCATCGCGTAACTCGTAAGCCTCCGGGATATTCTGGGTCATACACTTCTCTACGTAGACATGTTTGCCGGCCTCGGCCGCTGCCCTGGCAATCGGCGCGTGCCAATGATCGTCAGTTGCGATCACCACGGCATCCACGTCACTTTCCGACAACAGTTCCTGGTGAGTGCGATAAGATTTGGCCGTTCCACCCGAAGCACGAACAGCGTAGTCCACGTTAGGCTGATACAAGTCACAGACAGCCGTGCAACGAACGTTGAGCGATTCCCTGCTTTCGAGTTCCAGCTTCAGCTCGGCACTCAGCTCTTCGGGCGGGAAGAAACCCAGGTCGTGGAGATGGTCTTTACCCCTGCTGCCCACGCCAATAAAGCCGATGTTGATCGTATCGTTCGCGCTCTGATAGGAGGCGAGTTTCTTATATTTACGCTCCATAAAGGGATGAGATTTCGCCGGACCGCCTGCTTGATCAAGGATAATCTCCCGCTTGCTTTGATCATCTCGCCCCTTCCGGAAAGCAGAATATGCAAAAGCCCCCAGCACGGGAGTACCGGCGGCCGCTTTAAGGAATTCCCGGCGGTCAGGAAATTTATCCATCTCATTTACCTTTCGGTCATCGATTGAACTCTCACCACTAAACCTTAGCTCACAAAAAGTGATCCCCTGAAGCCGGTTGTACGGCTTCAGGGGAGCACCCGGCTTTTTCGCGCACAATCTGGAACCATGCCGCCGCAGTGTTAAGTAATCGGGAATGACGACACAACCGCCCACCGTGTTGCGGCTTATCTAACGGCCGCCCTCAGCTCAACGCCGGAATCGACGGCTCGTGTTCGAACTCGACC carries:
- a CDS encoding phosphoribosylglycinamide formyltransferase encodes the protein MSDAGETQKLRVAVMASGGGTNLQKLLDRFPDRNSSSAHARVVLVVTDRPGAGSLDRATKAGVATEIVPPADFDSQEGFGRRLLELFEERGVGLVVLAGYLKMVPPNVVAVYSNRMINIHPALLPSFGGRGMYGRRVHEAVIASGAKLSGPTVHFINEEYDRGPIIAQSAVPVFHEDTPEELAARVLEKEHELLPEVVGLIASGRVEVVEGRVKLREE
- a CDS encoding Gfo/Idh/MocA family oxidoreductase — protein: MDKFPDRREFLKAAAGTPVLGAFAYSAFRKGRDDQSKREIILDQAGGPAKSHPFMERKYKKLASYQSANDTINIGFIGVGSRGKDHLHDLGFFPPEELSAELKLELESRESLNVRCTAVCDLYQPNVDYAVRASGGTAKSYRTHQELLSESDVDAVVIATDDHWHAPIARAAAEAGKHVYVEKCMTQNIPEAYELRDAVKKAGIVFQLGHQNRNSVEYDSAMDVVARGMLGDITLIQCYTNRNSNNGAWFRDVPRSHGPQSASSGARNLDWEQYLSNREYRPYDPNRFFNWTCFKDYSTGLAGQLLSHEMDLINMIMQLGIPFSATASGGIYHYKQYQAVVDEHGEPLGTDEPVPAGARVRPDVPLLQREWPDVFQVTYEWPDRGLTVVYNATLGNSCSRDQIYLGSEATMEFDDGVNIYADPRSTRYAEWLESGRVQPDKPMITYRNVGGKGVEAITSATSSWSLSKGLLYTFKEGRRVSTTYLHHKNWIEHIRANDPDTLCHIGDGFQEAITMHMATASYLLGRRMHWDPEAELLTTSDGRPVEPFRAGWVA